Part of the Candidatus Limnocylindrales bacterium genome, TTGGGCCGACAAATATCCTAAAGATAAAATTTTGGTTCTTTATTGTTCTTGACCTGATGAAGCTACCAGTGCCCGGGTGGCACGGGAACTCCTCCGTAAGGGATTTACCAGGGTTTATGCCTTGAAAGGTGGATGGAATGAATGGGTAGAGGCTAAATTCCCAACAGAACCCAAAGATTAGGTATCTGATCCCCTAAAGATCAGGGATAGTTTTAGATACCTTAAAAGAATGAAAAAAATAACTATTTATCCTTTACAAATGGAATTAGATTTGAGAATATAATTTGAAGTGTTAAAGGGTTGTAATCCAACATGGAAGCACAGCCTACTAGATGCCGGGGGTAAATTTCTAACTGGAAGGAAAGGTATCTAGGTGGTTTAGGAAGAGGTATGGAAAGCAGAGTTACACGAAGAGAATTTTTAAAGAAAGTGGGGCGAGGTGGTTTTGGACTTTACCTGAGTACATTGCCCGTAAGTTTAATATCCTGTACCCAGGCTGAGAAAAAAACCTTTTCATCATTCCAGGAGGTTTATAGAAGTTCATCTAAAAACCTGTCTAAAACCGATTTAGAGTTACTTCGATATCCTTACCTTCAATGCCCTACCACTTCTTCGATGAAAATTGCCTGGAAAACAAAAAGTTCCTGTAAAGGTGAGATCCGATACGGACTGACACAAGATTTAGAACAGATTGCAAACGGTCTTTCACCTACAGAGTGCCATCTCGTGACGCTTCTAGATCTTCAACCGGATACCCAGTACTATTATCAGATTTTTGGCGATGGAGCCCCCCTGACAGAAATGGAAACTTTCAAAACAGCCAAACCGTGTAGTTCTAAAAGTTTCTCCTTTATCGCATTTGGAGATTCCGGTAGTGGTAATACGGATCAATATCGGGTCGCAGAGGTCATGAAAAGTTTAAATTTTGACCTGGCTATTCTGACGGGAGATATTGTCTATCCCAATGGGGATACTGCCTACTATGAGTCTAACTACTTCCGACCCTATCGAGACCTGATAAAAAAGGTTCCCTTCTTTCCTTCACTGGGAAACCATGATCTGGATTCCAAAAACGGACAAGGTTACTTAGAGGCATTTGATGTTCCCGCTAATAATCCTCTGAATTCCAAACGATATTATACCTTTAGATATGCCCATGCTCTGTTTATAGCCTTAGATAGTAATGAAGGGCTTTTATATAAACCGGATCAAATTCAAGGAAGTCCTCAATATAAGTGGCTGGTTCATGAACTTCAGAAGGCCGAGAACGACCCGGAGGTCAACTGGCGATTTGTCTTTTTTCACCATCCCCCTTATAGTGGAGGATACCACGGTCAGGGAGGTCAGAAAGAACGGCTGGCCCAGCTCAGGAAAACCCTGGTTCCAGTATTGGAGAAATACCAGGTGGATATGGTGTTTAATGGCCACGATCACCACTATGAGAGATCTTATCCCATAAGGGACGGCAGTATAGAAAGTGAACCTGTTTCCGATACCCAGGGGATTGTCTATATTGTAACCGGTGGGGGGGGACGGGGAAATAATTTCTGGCGAAGCCGTCTAAAGAAAGGGCCCTGGTGTGCCTATATTGAAGATACTTTCCATGTAACCTATGTCGAGATTGATGGAAGCCTCCTCACCCTTAAAGCCATTAATGATCGGGGAGAAGTTATAGATAAGGCTACGATTCAGAAATCCAGGATTTAAATGTCTGCACCGGAAGCTTCTCCGGGATGCAAGGCGCAGCTATAGGGGAGAGAAAACAGTATGGCCGACAACAACCACCGACATTTGACTAAAAGAGAACGTCGGGAATTGAGACGGGAGGAAAAAAAGCAAGCCAGATTACATGAACAAAAACAAGAACAACGGAAACGCCTACGCAGGCGGATTACCCTCTGGTTTTTTGTGTTGCTCGGCGTTGGCGGTGGGATCTTTGGAATGATCCAGTTGGCCAAAAATCCCTCTTCCTACAAAGCCTCTCCACCAACCTCCCTAGACTCAACTGCAGGTTGGACCAAAGGCAATAAAGATGCAAAGGTTACTCTGATCGAATACAGCGACTTTCAATGTCCTGCTTGCCGTAATAGCTATGCCTGGGTTAAAAGATTAACCCTGGAATTTAACGATAAAATGCAATTTGTCTATCGCCATTTTCCCCTCAAGCAAATTCATCCCAACGCAGAATTGGCTGCACGCGCTGCCGAAGCCGCCGGCAGGCAGGGTAAGTTTTGGGAAATGCATGACATGCTTTTTGAAAATCAGAGTAGTTGGGCAAATCGGTCCGATGCCGGGGAGATTTTTATAAAATATGCTCAATCCCTTAATCTCAGTGTGGAACAGTTTAAAAATGATCTCAACTCCAGGGAAGTGCGAGAAAAGGTAGAAAACGATTATCAGCACAGTATTCAATCCGGTATAGACGCCACGCCAACTTTTTTTCTTAACGGAAAGAAAATTCAAAACCCCAGAAGCTATGAAGAGTTTAAAAACCTCATCCAGCAGGCCATTCAAAGTAATTCCTAACTCCATTGTTCTTGCTTTTCTCATCGTCAGTCTGGTAGGTTTTTTAGATGCAACCTACCTGACTGCCAAACATTACCTGGGGGAAGTTCCCACCTGCTCCCTCCTAGAAGGTTGCGAAAAGGTCCTCACAAGCCCCTATGCGACCCTGGGAAGGGTCCCTGTAGCCCTGCCCGGAGCCTTGTATTATCTGGTTATTTTTCTCTCCCTGGTTGCTTACGTGGATACGCCACGAAGGAGTATCCTCCGTTTTACCGCCTATTTGACTTTCTTTGGCTTCCTGACTTCGCTGGGGTTTATCTATCTTCAACTTTTTGTTCTTAAGGCTGTTTGCCTCTACTGTATGGCTTCGGCAGCAAGTTCCATCGTTTTATTCGGTCTGGGTATTTATGTGTTGAAATGTCGGTAAAGTACACGATGATCGGAGCTTAACCACTGAAAACAAAAAATCCGGTGCTTATACCAGGTCGGTCTTGAAATGCCTTCTAAAGGATAAGGACCGCCCACCCCAGCCCTCTCCGCATGGGAGGAGGGAAAGGGAGGGATTGCCTGCTTGAGGCCATGCAGG contains:
- a CDS encoding metallophosphoesterase family protein, translating into MESRVTRREFLKKVGRGGFGLYLSTLPVSLISCTQAEKKTFSSFQEVYRSSSKNLSKTDLELLRYPYLQCPTTSSMKIAWKTKSSCKGEIRYGLTQDLEQIANGLSPTECHLVTLLDLQPDTQYYYQIFGDGAPLTEMETFKTAKPCSSKSFSFIAFGDSGSGNTDQYRVAEVMKSLNFDLAILTGDIVYPNGDTAYYESNYFRPYRDLIKKVPFFPSLGNHDLDSKNGQGYLEAFDVPANNPLNSKRYYTFRYAHALFIALDSNEGLLYKPDQIQGSPQYKWLVHELQKAENDPEVNWRFVFFHHPPYSGGYHGQGGQKERLAQLRKTLVPVLEKYQVDMVFNGHDHHYERSYPIRDGSIESEPVSDTQGIVYIVTGGGGRGNNFWRSRLKKGPWCAYIEDTFHVTYVEIDGSLLTLKAINDRGEVIDKATIQKSRI
- a CDS encoding thioredoxin domain-containing protein, translating into MADNNHRHLTKRERRELRREEKKQARLHEQKQEQRKRLRRRITLWFFVLLGVGGGIFGMIQLAKNPSSYKASPPTSLDSTAGWTKGNKDAKVTLIEYSDFQCPACRNSYAWVKRLTLEFNDKMQFVYRHFPLKQIHPNAELAARAAEAAGRQGKFWEMHDMLFENQSSWANRSDAGEIFIKYAQSLNLSVEQFKNDLNSREVREKVENDYQHSIQSGIDATPTFFLNGKKIQNPRSYEEFKNLIQQAIQSNS
- a CDS encoding vitamin K epoxide reductase family protein; this encodes MKSLKTSSSRPFKVIPNSIVLAFLIVSLVGFLDATYLTAKHYLGEVPTCSLLEGCEKVLTSPYATLGRVPVALPGALYYLVIFLSLVAYVDTPRRSILRFTAYLTFFGFLTSLGFIYLQLFVLKAVCLYCMASAASSIVLFGLGIYVLKCR
- a CDS encoding rhodanese-related (seleno)protein, which gives rise to MGYAADEVPRITKEKLKEMFGNPDLIILDVRTGSSWESSREKIKGAIREDPKSVNSWADKYPKDKILVLYCSUPDEATSARVARELLRKGFTRVYALKGGWNEWVEAKFPTEPKD